The genome window GGAGGGGCTTTCAGCTGGGGACGGCTGCGCTGGCAGGGAGACAGGGGCAGTGAGAGGGGTGGGTGGGAAATGGGGGACACCCCTCACCCCCACTCAATATTTGGGCCCCGCAACCCAGCTGGAGTGAGGAGATTTTGGctgtggggtgttttttgggTGCTGAAGAGCTCTGGCAGGACAGCTGCTCACCGCCAAGGGAGGCGCGGGGTCCGGCTCCCCTCCCAGGAGCCTGGGCATCTCTCTGCCTCGCCCTGGGCAAGGAGTGGGAAGGATGGGGGACCTGGGACGCAGGCAGACCCCATTGCCTTCCCAACACATCACCCTGCGTTCCCTCCCGTCGCCACGCAGGAATTCACCCCAGCCAAAAAACCAacagccccaggctgggcaTCGCTGGAGGGTTCTGGCATTAAAACCCCTCCCAGGCATTAAAGGGTTGTCCCAGAGCCCTGGATTAAAGCGTGAACGTCCCCGGGGTGCCGAGGGCTGGACGTGGCCACAGCGGGCAGgcggtgctgggtgctggctcCCCGCTTGCCCCGTCCGAGCAATTTGCTCTTCAGCTCCAGCGCCTGCTGAATGCCCAAACTTGGGGAGCCCAGGGGACCTCCAAGGAGCATcagactgttttaaaaatactttattctttAGAAAATACAGCGTTCAGTGCAGTGTGCTCTGCTCCCCCCAGCTTCAACCCCCCCCACCGCCCGCTCCGTCGAGGCCAAGGTAACGTCCGCACAGTCGCCGGGGCAGCAGGAAAGCGGAGGGCAGGTTTCACCGACCCCGGTTCCATGTTCCCAGGGAGGCGGGTGGCTCTCGAGTCCTCACTGGTACCCAGCAGCAAGGCGCTCTCGCCCCCAGTGAAGCCCAATTCGCAGTGCCAAGCTCAGCCCTTGGAGCTGGGGATGGCCCTTGGTGGCTGGGGACATCCCCGGGGGTCACACAGGGGCTGTCACGCTTCCCCGCACAAGGATTTGGGGTAGCCCACATGATTTTTAAGACTTGGGGCTGGCCCAGACCAGAGAGCTGGGTATAAACCAGGGGCGCGAGAGTTGGGGCAGAGCACATGGAGGGGGTGGACCAGGGCTCAGAACTCCCCCCTGCTCCCATCCTTAAGAGCGATGGGGCTGAGTCAGGGCCATAACAGCTCCCTCCGAGGGGAAAAGCCATCAAACAGGGGATGCAAACATCACCAAAAGGCAGAGTGACCTTTCTCCAGGGCCAGGATGAGCTCAGGACTCGGCAGGGGGGGGAACGAACACCTCCTGCCGGCCGGCTCCCCCCAGGGACAAACTCCTGCCAGCAAAGCCCACCCTGTGGGGAGGGGTCCTGGCCGCACCCTGAGGGGTGCAGGATCACTCCAGGCCTGGGGCAAAGGGGCTGTGCACACCGAGAGCAGgatggggccgggggggggggtggggaggggagcaaAATCTGGGGActgggggagcagggaaagaagcattttctcttttcaaacagGAATCCCCAACACCATCCCCTTCCCTTTGCATAGAGCAGCTTGCAGGTGAGCAGGTCCTTCAGTCACCTGGGGGACAGcgggagcagcagctgtgacCCCAGGGGGGACAGGAGCAAGGCTGGGGGACACGAACCTGCTGCTCCCGTCCTCCGCCAGCAGCCCCGGGGCTCGCACAGGGACgcagggaaaagaaacaccGACGACCCCAAACCCTCCTCATCGCTCTGCCCCCAGGTGCAACAAAGCCAtcctgatgtttaaaaaaaggaatgaaataggaaagagaagggggaaaaaaaaaataggctgaGATGGAAGGAAAGATCCCCAGGTCAGCGGAGAGGAAGCTGGGAAGCGCCGTGGGGATGCTGTCCGTTCACCGCCCGGCCCTGCGGGGTCTAACTGTCCTCGCCGTTCTCGCCCGGCCCCTTGATCAGCCGCTTCTGTCCCCGTTTGCCCACGGGCCCCTTGGGCTTGGCGAAGGCCTGCTTGAAGGCGTGCTGCTTGGGGTGCACCTCCTCGTAGAGGAACTCCGCCGTCAGCTCGGCGCCATCATCGATCTCGATCTGCGTCCGGGAGCGGCAAGCGGGGGGTTAGCAGCTCCCTGGGGTCCTGAAACCCCCCGCTGGGGCACCCCACTCCCGCCCGTGCCCACCAGCGGGGCTGCACCAAGGCTGCGGCACAGTCCCTTGCAGATGCCTGGCACGGGTCTCTGCTCCATCACCTCCAGGTGGGCTCGCACTTACCTTCTTGGCTATCTCCAGGCAAAACTCCTGCTCCACGGTGTCCAGCAACCGGCTCTTGCAGCTGGAGTAGAGCATGCGCTCCTTGATGCTGCATTTGTACCCAGGCATGGAGTAGATAAAGACTGCGAGAAGAGAGCAGGGCTTGTGGCCAGGGAGCACGAGGTAGCCACAGCCCACCCTGGTCATGGCTTTTCCAGCCCCAAGAGTCACAGTCTACTCGGCGACTGAAGGTGAGCCATCCCCCAATCTCTCCTGGTGCGCCTGCAACGCAGGGGCCACCAAACTGCCCGCACAAATCCTCCGCGGCAGCGCCCAGAGAGCCCTGCACTGTGCGTGGCAGCTTCTTTTGGCACCAAAGGGCTTGCCAGCACCCACCATGGGAGGACAGCAAGGGGGAACCGCCCTGCCACACCATCTCTATCCCCATGCCCGCTTAGTCCCCATGCGAGCGATGATCCACGCAGAGTGGAGACCAGTGTGGGCTCTAACCAGCCATCCCCAGTGCCGGGGCACTCACCGACAGACTCCAGGTAGTCTCCCTCGTGCGAGTGCTTGTACAAGAAGAAATGGTAGCGAGCTGAGTCCTGGGGGATCCTCTTGGGCAGGTCGGTGATCTCCGTGGGGCTCGTGTGCACCAGGTCGATGGTCTCCCGCTCCAAATCCAGCTTCTGATGGACAAAAGGGGGACATGGGAGCGGACAGGAGTGAGAGGTGGCAGCAAGAGGCAGGGGAGCGGGGTGCGGGGGAGCCGTGTCAGGGACCTACCAGCTGGATGTAgttgattttcttctgcttgagCGCCTGGATGGCTTGCTGAGCATCCAGCTGGAGGGGGAAGGCCAGGCCCTGCAGGGTCTGGTGCTTGCTCTCCACGCTGATCTCTGTCTTCACCTGGAGATGGAGACCACCCCGGGCGTCAGGGCAGAGACCAGCAaagggtggggaagggagagaaaggaaaactggccaGTGCCACGGCAAAAGGCATCTCATCCAAGGAGCTGCCCGACACCCGGCTCACAGGGACCACGGCATTAAACCACCGAAAGTCAGCCTGGCTCAGGGCAGCGATGCTTGTCACCATACCACCGCGCCGGGAGATCACCCCACCCCAGCCATGCACCCCTGCACCCCCGCTTCAATCCCAGCAAAGACCAGCTCAAAACTGATGTTTCCCAGCGAGTCCCTGGCAGGGATGCTGTGACCAGCGCTGGTGCGTGTCCATCTCTGATCATCTCCCACCACAACCTGCAGGTGACAGGGGAAGCCCTGAAATCACAGCGTTCAGCTGTCGGCGGGGAGGGCAAGCCCCTTCTCGGGGGTTTAACTGCAGCACAGAGCCCCTACAATGCTGGAGCTGGGAAATCAGAGATCCACAGCTTGGAAAGATCCCGGCCGTTGGTTTCCCCACAACCCCTGCAAGGCAGAGGCTGCTGCCCGTACCCCAAGTGAACCCCCTAGTCCAGGAGACCAAACCCCACTtcaaagagggaagagaaagagattgCAGAGACATCGCATGGCCCCGGTGCCTCCACCCAGCCGCAACGGGGGTTCCCTGGTCGGGACTGGAGGGTGCCgtgggcgggcggcggggcaggaCGCGGTGGGTGCAGCATACCTCCTCGGGGCCGGGGTACTCTACCAGCGAtgggcagcagcaacagccccCCACCATCTGCCACAGAATACAGGGAGACGGCGTCACCCCAGCGGCGGAGGAGCCCATCCCACCTACAGACCCTCCCGGATAAACAGTCCAGCAACGCTAACCCAGGAGCTCTGCGGCGAGCGCGCGTCCCTTTCCTTTGGGGTCGGTTCAGGGGATTTTGGATAAAGACAgtccagcctttttttttttttcttcttttccctcccccccgatagagaaaaggaagaaaaatcaaggcATGCCAAGAGACACGCAGGAGTTTCAGCTCACATCTcaagagcagctcagcagcaccAAAGTGCATCTCGTTACAAGGCTGCCCTTCGTTACGGTACCCACACCCCGGGGAGGGACGGACCCGGGGTGCCCGGAGCAGAGCATGCAGAAAAACACcgccaggagaaggaaaaaccaGGCATCAAGCGGGCAGAGCAGCCTACCATCTCAGTGCTCGAGTCCTGGGAACGGGAATCCTGCCAGCGTGGGGAGAGGAGACACACGGTCAACGGCACCCCGTGCGGGGACAGAGGGGGGGGCTCGTGTGAAACGAGAAGGGGAGGGGGACACACGGACACGCCGGGAGGACGGAGGCGTACCGTCTCTCTGCTGGAGGCCAGGGAAGGCAGGTCCTGGCAGCatgggcagggagagcagcaaaAAACAACACGGGAGACATCAGCGCTGGGAGAGCCTCGGCAGCCCCGCACGCAGCATCTCCACCGACGTCCCCACGCAGAGCCCGTCTCTGCCCCATCTCCTGCCGGCTCCCCAGCCAGGGTGGCCCCAACCCAGGGGCTGGAGGAGTTCCAGCAGTCGCAGCGATAGATTTTGGGCTACCCCCTGCCAAACAGCACACACTAaaggttttggggaaaaaaatgtccaaGCCTCTATCCATGCCAAGCATCCCAGAGGACGAATAGGGTGTGGATGTGCAGCTCTCAGGAAGCAACTGCTCAAGGGTCATCCAGTGCCAAGTGGGACTGACCTCCAGGCTCTGCTGTCCTGGGGTGCTGTGGCACCAGCAAGGGCCGCGGCAAGCGCACAGGCGTTCAGAGGATCCACACAAGCTCGCCTGGTCCTACCCTGTGGAGAGGGGTGGCACGAGGACGTTACCACTGCCAACACCTCCACGGGCTCACCTTTCTCCCCCATAAACGCAAGGAGGCTGGCAGGGTTACAGCGGGACCACAGAGACCTCAAGCTGTGACATGAAGCACGCCAAAGTCCAAACATCCCACGAGGTGCTAAGTTGTCCTACCAACGTCAGCTCCCCCACATACCTCTGTATCTTCTACTTCCCTTTTCAAAACCATCAAAAACTGGCTCACTGGCTCACTCCCTGGGCATGGCCCAGGAGCCGTGCAGGGGCAGCCGAGCACGTGCCACATCCCACCCCTTGCCGGCAGCAGGCTTGGCTGGGGGGTTATTTTATCTCCTTTCCTTTAGGTCAgttttcccccctctttcctCATTGCTGGCACGGTGCTGACCTCAGCTAACAACTACTTCTCTGTCTTATGGTGAAACCTTCACAGGGGGGCTCTGGCAAAGCCTCTGCTCTACCCACCCACCGACACTGTACGGCAGCTGCAGACCCCCCCTTACACGCTGCAATGGTACAGAGACTTATTTCCTCCTAATTCCTCTGCTTGGTCCCCCAGCTCCAAAgctgccttcctctccctcaTGACCCCACGATGGGACATGCCTGGCTCCCGGCTCCCCTCCGTGCTTCTGAGCCTGCCATACTTCTAGGAAGACTTTCCACTTGTGGGTGTTATCAGGTGGCTCAATCCCAAATTCAAAGCCATTTCTCAGCCCACGGTCTGCTGACAACTTCCAGCTCAGTAAAGCTGGCAACGCATTTTCCAGctgtttaaatatatacatacatatatatatatataaagcaaaCGGCAAATTTTTGTGAGCTCCCACCCAGCTGTCACGAAGGAGGGTAGCTCACAACATCGCCTGTGTCCGTGCAATCCTCAAACCACAGGGGCAGCTTGGCTCATGCAGCCTAAAACCTGCTTTCCCAAAGGCTGGGCACCCTCCCGGGGGCCGTGCAAACCTGAGTCCTCCCCATCTCGGTGTAAAAAGCTGCTGTGCAGgctctgaagctgctgctgtgcaggctctgaagctgctgctgtgcaggctctgaagctgctgctgtgcagccatcacctccctgctcctgctttgctgcttcGGGGTGGACTGAGGAGCTGGTCGGCATCCCAGAGGGTCCTGCAGTAACAGCACcagaggaggggagagctgCACCGCCAGCAGCGGCTCCGGGCAAGGGGCACAGCAACACGCCGGCGAGCTGGGGGCTCTGAACAGAACAACATGTCCCTTGTGCCCCTGCCAAAATCCTGATGGACTGGTTGAACCCAGAGGGACGCGCAGGGTCCTGAGCTGCTGGTGGGGGCACGGGCAGGTACCCAGGAGCGCTGAggtcagtatttttaaaacagtctgATGCTCCTTGGAGGTCCTCTGGGCTCCCCAAGTTTGGGCATTCAGCAGGCGCTGGAGCTGAAGAGCAAATTGCTCAGACGGGGCGAGCGGGgagccagcacccagcaccgcCTGCCCACTGTGGCCACGTCCAGCCCTCGGCACCCCGGGGACGTTCACGCTTTAATCCAGGGCTCTGGGACAACCCTTTAATGCCTGGGAGGGGTTTTAATGCCAGCCCTGATGTGCTGGACCTGCTCTCCCAAACGAAGGAACTGCAGTACACACGCACACGCCAAgaccccgcagccccggcgcAACATGCACACACGTGCCAGGACCCCGTGAGCCCGCAGGCACGGTGCAGGGCCGGAGGCACTGCCGTGCTGCATAGGGTGCTATGGATGGAGAGCTGCTCCCGTACAGCTCCTCTATGCGACAGCCCTCTGCTTTGTGTGGCTCCAGGAACTCGCTCACAGCTGCATTTACCGAGAGTCAGGAGTTTTCCCGTGCTGGTGAGTGTGGCACCGCGCACACGAGCCGTagctccaccacctcctgctCCGTGCCCGGGGCCGAGCGGGCACAGCCGCCACACCAACACGGAGACCCTTCAGCACGCCCAGCGCTCGGCCGCTTCCCACCTTTAAATCCACAGGCAAAAATATATCcgttttcctctctttctaaACACCGGTGACTGCTCCCTGCGGCCCGGGCTGACACGGGGGCAGAGCACCTTTAAAATAACCCCCAACCAAACCAAACGGCGGCAGCGCCTTCACCCGGGAGCTGCGTCTCGCAAAGGTGAGGGTGGAAAGCAGAGCACGGCAGATCAACCAGAGAACAAGCACCACGAGCACCACTTACCTGGGACACTTGACCCTGCAAGACagccccaaaaaaacccaaaactacTTAATCCTGCAGCACTGCCCAGCCGAGGCAATGGCACAGACACCCAAAGGTGCCAAAGAAGCCGCCAAGCCATCATCAGCAtccatctctctcttctccaagcaTGGGCATTGCTTCAGATCCTCCAGCACAAATcctgcccagcccctccaggctgggagctgggatAACCACGCTGAGACCCACACAGTGGAGACCACCCCTTGGTGGCATCTCCCGAAAGCCACTCCACTCCACTCCACCACCCCAGACCTGCTCTGGCAGGTGCAAACCTCCTGTCTCATCTTTTACCATTAATTAATGCCATCAGGCTGATCGGCTTCACATCTCCCGGGCATGTCCTGGTCCACCCGTGAGCCCCAGAACAGGTGGAAGAGAGAGGGATGCTCCTCTTCCCATGCCATCCAAGTGAAATCCTCCCACCCCAACAAAATCCTGCTTCCAGGAGGTCTTCCCACCCAGCGAGCCCATGCCCTCCGCTGCCTCGGCGTTCCGCAGCACCATGGAGGCTGGCACGACTGCAGCAAGATGCCGGCGGGGAGACGATGGTGTTACAGACTTGTCTGCCCCCAACCCTACCCCACGCCACTTCCACATCTTTTTCCAGCACATAAGCCCACAAATTTAGGCTAAGATCTGTATTTCTTGGGACAGCATCCCTCGTACTTATAGCCACAGAGGAAGAGTATGGGAAaggaggctgctgcagcccaaaGACAAGCCTGAattcctcctgcctgccccgcAAATTCAGACTCAGCTCTGGCTTTTGCCCCGATACCTAGAGGTTAGAGACCGCTGCCTGCTTGCAGCCTCAAACCGTCTTCTGACTCCCAATTACAGCGAGTGAAACAGAGCCCTGAGCTCATGTCctagcaagggaaaaaaaaaataacaacagtcTGTAAATTCCTCTTTCTGCCACGAATTTGACCGTGAGGCTGCTCGGTCCACCTCGGCAAGGGCAGGAATGGGTTAAACTGCAGAGGTACAAGAGAGCAGTAAAAATGAGCCATCCCTTTTAGCTGGATGCTTGGACGCTTGCTCCCACACTTCCAGCAGCACACACATCCCGCATCCCACACCCCGTGCGCCCCGAGGGTCTCGGGCTCCTTCTCCCTGGGCTGGCGGACACCCACCTCATTGATGCGGATCTGCTGGAGCTCCTGCTCGGCTGCGgtcagcggggccggggcggcgcaGGAGGACACATGCTTTTGGTAGCCGCTCAGGGACACGTCCTCCTGCGGACAGAGGGATGGGGGGAGCGTTAGGGGGTGGTTATCGCCGCGGGGCTGGATGCACCCCCAGCCTTGAGGCTGCGGCTGAGCAACCCAGAGGGtctcaggctctgcagcagggaTGCTCCCGGGCTCCCACCGGCCCCAGAAGCCCCAGAGGGGGGCTTGGGAAGCCCTGGCTGTGCAGGTCCCCCCACGAAAGcccagggaagagaaggagaaacctCCCGCCAGCACCGCTGGGGAAACGCAGCCCGATGGCCCAGGCGCTGCTGGAATGACACTGCCACCGCCTGGCGCTTCTCCTCCCACTCAGGGGAGAGCTCGGGATGTCTTCTGAGCCTCCGTCCCACCTCTTCCACGGTCTCCATCGCAGACTGACCGCAGCCGTGCGggcaggagaaagcagcagcagccacccagGAGACTAAAACAGCACAGGGGACAAACCCCTGTGCTGTCCCCGCCAAACGCCAGCGTCCCACGTCCCGCCTGGCTTCGGCGCCGAGCCCGGGGCAGGCTGCCCGAAGCCCAACGTGGAACCCAGAAGGCTGCCCAGGACCCACCGCCGTACCTTCACCGTCCCAAACATCTCATCCTTTATGTGCCCCCCGCCAAACTCCTTCTTCACCGTCGCTCTGGTGGCGGCGTACAGCATCTTCAGCCGGACCTGCACGGGAGGGAGCGGCGGGCGCCGTCGGAGAGGGGCACCTCGCACATAGAGGGGCACCCCGCACACACCGAGAGGGGCACCCCGTGCGCAGAGAGGGGCACCCCGCACGCACAGAGAGGGGCACACGAGGTGCCCAGCGCTCACGGTCACTGTCCCACCACTGGCCCCACAAACCTcagccctccctggcagtgactgcccagcgctgcccacAACCCGCCCGTCTGATCTGCGCTTTGCTTTCCCACCCCTGAGCCCCAGCACGTCACTTCCCACCCGCACCCGGGTAAGAGGAGGCACAAACGCCGCCTGAGGCACCAAAAAGTGACTTTTGCCTTTAGGCACTTCTTTTGCATCGTTCTTCTGCAAAATGCAGGGAAGAGCTTGGCAAGCGCTCCTTGGTGCGCTGTGCTTTTGCAGTGAGACCCTCCACAGTTTCTTGAGagttatatattaaaaatatataccttttaatatatattaaaatatataaaatatatatcttttaatatatatttttgtatatgtaCACATGCATTTgtacatgtatacacacacataaaattatacatattattttattataattgtAAATAcgtgtatgtatttgtatacatatgtgtacacataataatatatatttgttAGATATATCTCAACAAACTGCAGAGGGTCTTTTATATAAACGTGttataatataaaaaagaatatCTACAACAAATATATGTTATTATcataacaaatatatatatttatatataagtGCATGCATTAACATGGTGGTAAATCTATATAGCATATagattatataaatatataacaaatatatataggtatatatgtatgtgtatatatacactttttttaatatacacacacacacacatatatatatctatGAGAAGCACATGCTTTTGGCCAGAGCCGCGGTGGGACGTCTCCAGCCTGGCCCCACGGTCCGTACCGCTCCCCCCTCTACACCCCAGCCCCCCACCTCCTCACGCAGCACTGCAATGAGGACACAGACGCGGTCCCAGCGTATCTTACTGTGTCTTAACAAATCCCCCCATCCCAAAGCAGTCTCCACTTCCTAACCCGGGCATGGTGATGGAGGGTGCGAACGCTCCTCCTCAGCCCCAGCATAAAGTCAGCTTGCCCAGCATCTCCTGCACCCTCCACCTCCCAGAGCACATCGTGTCCCCATGCTGGGGTGTCACAGCCTGCCGTGGTGCTCACCGGGGAGCTGTCGGGGGACCAGGAGACGAAGATCCACTCGTAGCCCTGGGCATTCTGGCTGTCCAGGCGGTACAGCACGTAGCACGGCTGCTGCTCATCCAGCAAGGGCAGCACAAAGGCATCGTAGTCAGCGTCCCAGCGCCGGGACAGCTCTTTGTGGGCTCCCAGCACAAGCTGTTCTggaaggagaagacagaaaaggtgGTGTTAGATGAAGGCAAGGCTCACCTTGCAGGACCACATGGTGGCTTGTCTAAGGGCTTGCCACAGCTCCAGCACTGACAACAATGctgttctgcagaaaaacaaatgacGACCTTGAGCCACGTGCAGGAGTGTACACCCCCAGGGGTGACCCCCCAGAAGATGCCATTagggctgtggctgctgtgaAGGGGCTGGTTTTCTGCCGGCATCCCactgcctcctcccctcctgtGAGAGGTCTCTTCTCTGGTGACCATCTGTAGCCTCCTTCCACTCTGCTTCCTACAACCGTGTAGTCCCCAACCATCCCTCCTTGCTCACAGGGGAACACGAGacctcctccatcccacctgGACAAGCTCTAGGGGCACTAGAATACCTCACCAGGGACACGAGGAACCACCTAGATTTGGGGtgctgagaaaaataaaggtcCCACAGCAAAAGCCAGGATGATGACCCAAAGCTGCTCTCATTGGCATCTCATAACCTCTCATCTCATAACCTCAGAGGGGTCAAAATCAGAGCTGACACCCGAAGCCCGTGTCTTCAGGGACCAGGGATGTCCCAGAGACCCCAGCCTAGGGAAGGACCACGCTGCCAGGACAGCCCCAGCCTCTGGAAGCGACCTGCATATTTCACACACATGGTAGTGTCTCAAGTATCTGGAGGGTatatttttcagctgctgcacaagcggtggtggggctgggagccCTGTGAGCTGGGCAGCTTGGCTGGGATTTAAACACTGGTGCAGGCATCCTATGAACATTAAACCCCCTTGTGAGGGTCAAACCAAGCTTTGGTAATGCCGGATGGAAAAGCGATGACGCTGGAGACAATCAGCGTAGGTTGCTGGAAGACAGcttgtatttttattccaaTTTTAGATGCAGAAAGATCTGGGGGGAGATGTCAGGACTTGGAATACGAAGTAGGAAAATCCAGAGGTGCCAAAGCAAAATGAGTCAGGGCCTTGGACAGTTGGCACTCGAGGGGATGCTCAGCCTGGTACGTGCCCTGCCTGGACCTCTGCCCACGGTCCCGCTGTCCCTTGGGAGCCGGGGAGCCCCTTGGCTGGGGCAcagccctctccctcccaacCATCCAGCTCAGCAACTCCGTCTCCCATGGCAGGAAAGCTTTTAAGGAAAATAGCTGAGGAATAAAGGGTTTGGGATGAATTACTCTCAGCCCTGCTTTCCATCCGAGCAGGGCATTCCCCCACCaccagcccttccctgcccaaCACCACACTTTACCTTCAGCAAAACTACCTGCTTTGAGAAAGAGAAGCGTAAAAACCTCACCGCACCCCTAAAATGAACATAAAGCCCTGCAAATGGATTTGTGCGTCACAAAGACCTGGGACCCCAAAGAGACTGCAAGGGATTTCGCCCGGCCAAACCCACTGGCAATCGGTGCCAAGTCACTCCAGGCTATTCCCAGGCTGCGCCCAAGCCAGACCCCGGCCGTGAGCCGGCAGCCTCCAGCTTtgcccagggctggaggagccccTTGTTTCCCTGCCTCCCATCAGGCTCTTTGCAGTTCAACTCAACCCATTCAGGGCCAAATTTTCCTCCCTGGGAAGCATCAGGAAAGGGAAAGCTGGAGCAGCCGCCCTTCAGCAAAGCACCATCCTCAGCGCCGGCTATTTCAGGCTCTGTTtctgcagggtgctgctgctggaaaaagCGCAGCTGGGCGCGTGGCTGGCCCTGGAGGTGCCCCCAGCCcggagctgcaggcaggctgccctgctcccaaATGCCCGTAcaaggcagccctgcctgcagctcgGGCAGGCGCCGCGGGGCACAGTGCAGGAGCCGTGAGTCTGCCCAGCTCAGCACACAACGTCGCCTCCAGGCAAAGAAACGCACCCAACAGGGCAGCCCGCAAAGCCAACCTCGCCCAGAGACCCGCTGACAGCAAGGGGCAGGGAGCATCATCTAAAAACACGGTGGACCGCAAGCTGCTCTCACACCAGGAAACTGTTGCTGAGACTTGGTGCACaacctgcttcccccccactcCTTCTCCATCCAACCTCAG of Nyctibius grandis isolate bNycGra1 chromosome 10, bNycGra1.pri, whole genome shotgun sequence contains these proteins:
- the TWF2 gene encoding twinfilin-2 isoform X1 — protein: MTHQTGIHATTELRDFFAKARNGSVRLIKVIIEDEQLVLGAHKELSRRWDADYDAFVLPLLDEQQPCYVLYRLDSQNAQGYEWIFVSWSPDSSPVRLKMLYAATRATVKKEFGGGHIKDEMFGTVKEDVSLSGYQKHVSSCAAPAPLTAAEQELQQIRINEVKTEISVESKHQTLQGLAFPLQLDAQQAIQALKQKKINYIQLKLDLERETIDLVHTSPTEITDLPKRIPQDSARYHFFLYKHSHEGDYLESVVFIYSMPGYKCSIKERMLYSSCKSRLLDTVEQEFCLEIAKKIEIDDGAELTAEFLYEEVHPKQHAFKQAFAKPKGPVGKRGQKRLIKGPGENGEDS
- the TWF2 gene encoding twinfilin-2 isoform X2 — encoded protein: MTHQTGIHATTELRDFFAKARNGSVRLIKVIIEDEQLVLGAHKELSRRWDADYDAFVLPLLDEQQPCYVLYRLDSQNAQGYEWIFVSWSPDSSPVRLKMLYAATRATVKKEFGGGHIKDEMFGTVKEDVSLSGYQKHVSSCAAPAPLTAAEQELQQIRINEGQVSQDLPSLASSRETVRLRPPGVSVCPPPLLVSHEPPPLSPHGVPLTVCLLSPRWQDSRSQDSSTEMVKTEISVESKHQTLQGLAFPLQLDAQQAIQALKQKKINYIQLKLDLERETIDLVHTSPTEITDLPKRIPQDSARYHFFLYKHSHEGDYLESVVFIYSMPGYKCSIKERMLYSSCKSRLLDTVEQEFCLEIAKKIEIDDGAELTAEFLYEEVHPKQHAFKQAFAKPKGPVGKRGQKRLIKGPGENGEDS